Proteins encoded within one genomic window of Felis catus isolate Fca126 chromosome C1, F.catus_Fca126_mat1.0, whole genome shotgun sequence:
- the PLA2G2D gene encoding group IID secretory phospholipase A2, with protein MKLALLCTLLVFAGVIPTQGGILNLNKMIKQVTRKTPIFSYWPYGCHCGPGGKGQPKDASDWCCQNHDCCYAHLRQHRCRIHTDNYDYTFSQGDIQCSDKGSWCEQQLCACDKEVAFCLKRNLETYKRHLRHYWRPHCRGQTPMC; from the exons ATGAAACTTGCCCTGCTGTGCACGCTGCTGGTGTTTGCTG GTGTGATTCCAACCCAGGGCGGGATCTTGAACCTGAACAAGATGATCAAACAAGTGACCAGAAAAACACCCATCTTCTCCTATTGGCCCTATGGCTGCCACTGCGGACCTGGTGGCAAAGGCCAACCCAAAGATGCCTCGGACTG gTGCTGTCAGAACCATGACTGTTGCTACGCTCACCTGAGGCAGCACCGATGCCGTATCCACACAGACAACTATGACTACACCTTTTCCCAGGGGGACATCCAGTGCT CCGACAAGGGCAGCTGGTGTGAGCAGCAGCTGTGTGCCTGCGACAAGGAGGTTGCCTTCTGCCTGAAGCGGAACCTGGAGACTTACAAGAGACACCTGCGTCACTACTGGCGGCCCCACTGCAGAGGCCAGACCCCTATGTGCTAG
- the PLA2G2F gene encoding group IIF secretory phospholipase A2: protein MADGAQANPKVLRKKVLVRHPSGWRGPSLRASFPWRTSRSSLGMKKFFTMVVLAGSVLPAARSSLLNLKSMVETITGRSAILSFVGYGCYCGLGGHGLPMDEVDWCCHAHDCCYQKLFDLGCHPYVDHYEYTIENNTSITCSELNETECDKQTCECDKNVVLCLRNQTYNEKHRNYLNIYCQGPTPNCSIYEPPLEEAAYRHISPTPPAPP from the exons ATGGCGGATGGGGCACAGGCCAACCCCAAAGTGTTGAGGAAGAAGGTGCTGGTTAGGCACCCCTCCGGGTGGAGGGGCCCAAGTCTCAGGGCCTCTTTTCCTTGGAGAACCTCGAG GTCCAGCTTGGGTATGAAGAAATTCTTCACCATGGTCGTCCTGGCCGGCAGCG TCCTGCCCGCAGCCCGCAGCAGCCTGCTTAACCTGAAGTCCATGGTGGAAACCATCACAGGGAGGAGTGCCATCTTGTCCTTCGTGGGCTACGGCTGCTACTGTGGACTAGGAGGGCACGGGCTGCCCATGGATGAGGTGGACTG GTGCTGCCACGCCCATGACTGCTGCTACCAGAAGCTCTTCGACCTGGGCTGCCACCCCTATGTGGACCACTATGAATACACCATCGAGAACAATACTTCCATCACCTGCA GTGAGCTCAACGAGACTGAGTGTGACAAGCAGACCTGTGAGTGTGACAAGAACGTGGTTCTGTGCCTCCGGAACCAGACGTACAATGAGAAGCATCGCAACTACCTCAACATCTACTGTCAGGGCCCCACGCCCAACTGCAGCATCTACGAGCCGCCCCTGGAGGAGGCGGCCTACAGGCacatctcccccactccccctgcaCCTCCCTAG